The DNA sequence CTGACCAGGACTTTTCGTCCGTTCTCGCTGACTGGAGGCGTGTTGGCCGCTAGTCTCCGTCCCAGAGCGCGCGAGCAGGGCGGTGAACTGCACTGTTCGACGCTCACCAGGTGCGGGACCGACTTCGGTCCTCACCGGTCCGTATCCGACAGTTCGACATCCGAGGTGACGTAGGCGTGGCTCTTCCGCCCCTTACCCCTGAACAGCGCGCAGCCGCGCTCGAAAAGGCCGCCGCGGCTCGCCGGGAGCGGGCCGAGGTCAAGAATCGACTCAAGCACTCCGGCGCCTCCCTCCACGAGGTCATCAAGCAGGGCCAGGAGAACGACGTCATCGGGAAGATGAAGGTCTCGGCCCTCCTCGAGTCCCTGCCGGGCGTGGGCAAGGTCCGCGCCAAGCAGATCATGGAGAGGCTCGGCATCTCCGAGAGCCGCCGCGTGCGCGGTCTCGGCTCGAACCAGATCGCTTCCCTGGAGCGAGAGTTCGGCGGCGGCGCCGCCTGACGACCCTGGTGCCCCGCCCGGCGCGTGACGCCCGGTGGGCGGCCCGGTCCGCTGACGCGGCCGGTGCCCGCCGGCCGGCCGGCGCCGCCGGGCGCGGCGCGAGGCACTCCCGGGAACCTGGATAATCGCCTCATGGCAGCAGAGGTTCGTCCGCGGCTGACCGTGCTCTCCGGCCCCTCGGGGGTCGGCAAGAGCACGGTCGTCGCGCATATGCGCAAGGTCCACCCCGACGTGTGGCTCTCGGTGTCGGCCACGACCCGCAAGCCGCGCCCCGGCGAGGAGCACGGCGTCCAGTACTTCTTCGTCGGCGACGACGAGTTCGACAAGCTGGTCGCCAACGGCGAGTTGCTGGAGTGGGCCGAGTTCGCGGGCAACCGCTACGGCACGCCACGCCGTGCGGTCCTCGACCGCCTGGAGGCGGGCGAGCCGGTGCTGCTGGAGATCGACCTCCAGGGCGCCCGGCAGGTCAAGGAGTCCATGCCGGACTCGCAGCTCGTCTTCCTCGCCCCGCCGAGCTGGGAGGAGCTCGTCCGCCGGCTCACCGGCCGCGGCACCGAGTCCCCCGAGGTGATCGAGCGGCGCCTGGCGGCGGCCAGGGTCGAACTCGCCGCCGAGGCGGAGTTCGACACCACCCTCGTCAACACCTCCGTCGAAGGCGTGGCCCGTGAGCTGCTAGCCTTGATGGCAGTTGTTTGATCTTTTGTCCGAATCTTTTGTGCACGTTCTTCGGAAGGCTAGAGAGTGTCCTCTTCCATCACCGCGCCCGAGGGCATCATCAACCCGCCGATCGACGAGCTGCTCGAGGCCACTGACTCGAAGTACAGCCTCGTGATCTACGCGGCCAAGCGCGCGCGTCAGATCAACGCGTACTACTCGCAGCTCGGTGAGGGCCTGCTGGAGTACGTCGGCCCCCTGGTGGACACCCACGTCCACGAGAAGCCGCTCTCGATCGCCCTGCGTGAGATCAACGCGGGACTGCTGACCTCCGAGGCCATCGAGGGCCCGGCCCAGTAGGCGCACCACGTTCTCGGCCACAGGCCCGGCGGATCCGTCCGCCGGGCCTGTGGTGTGTCCGGGACCGCGCCGGGCCGCCGGGGACGTCCGGTGCCCGGTGGTGCAGCATGGACACGTACCGGATCCGAGTGCGGGGAGACGCAGTGGACAAGCCGAAGGTGGTACTGGGGGTCAGCGGGGGCATCGCCGCCTACAAGGCGTGCGAGCTGCTGCGCAGGCTCACCGAGTCGGGGCACGACGTGCGGGTGGTCCCCACCGCGTCCGCGCTGCACTTCGTCGGCGCGGCCACCTGGTCGGCGCTGTCGGGCAACCCGGTCTCCACCGAGGTCTGGAACGACGTCCACGAGGTCCCCCACGTGCGCATCGGCCAGCACGCCGACCTCGTCGTCGTGGCGCCCGCCACCGCGGACATGCTCGCCAAGGCGGCGCACGGCCTCGCCGACGACCTGCTGACCAACACCCTGCTCACCGCCCGCTGCCCGGTCGTCTTCGCCCCCGCCATGCACACCGAGATGTGGGAGCACCCGGCCACCCAGGAGAACGTCGCCACCCTGCGCCGGCGCGGCGCCGTGGTGATCGAACCCGCCGTGGGCCGGCTCACCGGCGTCGACACCGGCAAGGGCCGGCTGCCCGACCCCGGCGAGATCTTCGAGGTCTGCCGCCGGGTCCTCGCCCGCGGCACGGCCGCCCCCGACCTCGGCGGCCTCCATGTGGTGGTCAGCGCCGGCGGCACCCGCGAGCCGCTGGACCCGGTGCGCTTCCTCGGCAACCGCTCCTCGGGCAAGCAGGGCTACGCCCTGGCCCGTACGGCGGCCGCGCGCGGCGCCCGGGTCACCCTGATCGAGGCCAACACCGGCCTGCCGGACCCGGCGGGGGTCGACGTCGTGCACGTCGGGACCGCCGTGCAGCTCCGCGAGGCCGTGCTGAAGGCGGGGGCCGACGCCGACGCCGTGGTCATGGCCGCGGCCGTGGCCGATTTCCGGCCGAGTGAGTACGCCACCGGCAAGATCAAGAAGAAGGACGGCGTGGAGGCCCCCGCCGTCACCCTGGTCCGCAACCCGGACATCCTCGCCGAGATCTCCGCCGACCGCGCCCGCCCCGGCCAGGTGGTGGTCGGCTTCGCCGCCGAGACCGACGACGTCCTCGCCAACGGGCGGGACAAGCTGCGCCGCAAGGGCTGCGATCTGCTGGTCGTGAACGAGGTGGGGGAGCGCAGGACCTTCGGTTCCGAGGAGAACGAGGCCGTCGTCCTCGCCGCCGACGGCGCCGAGACACCGGTGCCGCACGGTCCGAAGGAAGCCCTCGCCGACATCGTCTGGGACCTCGTCGAGGCCCGGGTGGACCGGGCCGGCCGCTGACCGGGGGCGCCTGCCGGAGCCGCCCGCGGGCGGCTCCGGTCCCGCAGTGTGAGACACCTCATGGCCGGGGGCGGCCGGCGGACGGGGCGCCGCGCCCGGCCCGGCGAACACTCGGCGACACCGGGGTGA is a window from the Streptomyces zhihengii genome containing:
- the coaBC gene encoding bifunctional phosphopantothenoylcysteine decarboxylase/phosphopantothenate--cysteine ligase CoaBC; the protein is MDTYRIRVRGDAVDKPKVVLGVSGGIAAYKACELLRRLTESGHDVRVVPTASALHFVGAATWSALSGNPVSTEVWNDVHEVPHVRIGQHADLVVVAPATADMLAKAAHGLADDLLTNTLLTARCPVVFAPAMHTEMWEHPATQENVATLRRRGAVVIEPAVGRLTGVDTGKGRLPDPGEIFEVCRRVLARGTAAPDLGGLHVVVSAGGTREPLDPVRFLGNRSSGKQGYALARTAAARGARVTLIEANTGLPDPAGVDVVHVGTAVQLREAVLKAGADADAVVMAAAVADFRPSEYATGKIKKKDGVEAPAVTLVRNPDILAEISADRARPGQVVVGFAAETDDVLANGRDKLRRKGCDLLVVNEVGERRTFGSEENEAVVLAADGAETPVPHGPKEALADIVWDLVEARVDRAGR
- a CDS encoding integration host factor, with the translated sequence MALPPLTPEQRAAALEKAAAARRERAEVKNRLKHSGASLHEVIKQGQENDVIGKMKVSALLESLPGVGKVRAKQIMERLGISESRRVRGLGSNQIASLEREFGGGAA
- the rpoZ gene encoding DNA-directed RNA polymerase subunit omega, with the protein product MSSSITAPEGIINPPIDELLEATDSKYSLVIYAAKRARQINAYYSQLGEGLLEYVGPLVDTHVHEKPLSIALREINAGLLTSEAIEGPAQ
- the gmk gene encoding guanylate kinase, which encodes MAAEVRPRLTVLSGPSGVGKSTVVAHMRKVHPDVWLSVSATTRKPRPGEEHGVQYFFVGDDEFDKLVANGELLEWAEFAGNRYGTPRRAVLDRLEAGEPVLLEIDLQGARQVKESMPDSQLVFLAPPSWEELVRRLTGRGTESPEVIERRLAAARVELAAEAEFDTTLVNTSVEGVARELLALMAVV